Within the Dehalococcoidales bacterium genome, the region TGCATCACCCTTCTGTCTGAGCGAGAGCAGGAATGGTGGCCCGGTACTGGCCGGGGGTGTCTTGACACTGGTGGGCCAGTGACCTAAAGTGAGCAGTATCAATACAGACGAGGTGAAGCATGGCTGGTCCACTGGAGGGAATCAGGGTTCTCGATATGACGCAGGTGTTGTTCGGGCCTTTCGCAACGATGCTGTTGAGCGACATGGGTGCCGATGTTATCAAGATTGAGCGACCCGAGGTGGGGGATATTGCGCGGGGGAACGGTCCTGTTGTCCGTGGACTGAGCACCTATTTCCTCAGTCTCAATCGCGGCAAGAAGAGCGTCACCCTCAACCTGGCCACGGCTAAGGGAGTGGCATTATTCCTCGAACTGGTTAAAAACGCCGATGTCCTTGTCGAAAACTACACACCGGGAACGATGGAGAAGCTGGGCCTGAGCTACGATGAGGTAAGGGCGTGCAATCCCGGCATCATCTACGTGGCCGGTTCCGGTTTTGGCCAGTACGGCCCTTACGCTCATAAACCGGCTTTCGATGTTGTTATCCAGGCTATGGGCGGAATTATGAGCATCACCGGCGAGGAAGGTGGACCACCGGTACGACCGGGCGCGTCTTACGGCGACATTGCTGCCGGGCTTTTCCTGTGTGTCGCCACTCTGGCGGCTCTGCAGGAGCGCAATGTCAGTGGTGAAGGGCAGCTTGTGGATATAAGCATGCTGGACTGCCAGGTGACGGTCCAGGAAAACGCTTTCGTCCGCTATCTCAATACCGGCGAGATACCGCATGCCCTGGGCACAAGGCACCCGGTTATCGCGCCGTTTCAGACTTTTCCGACGAAGGATGGCCATGTCGCCGTGGCTCTCAGGGGCGGTATCAAGGACCAGTGGCCACTGTTCTGTGCCGCTATTGAGCGACTCGACATCATGGATGACGAGCGCTTCCGGAACGGCTGGCTGCGTACCCAGAACTACGAAGCGCTTGAACCTGTGCTAAACGAGGCGATGAAGGCCAGGACCACCGGGGAGTGGGTGGAGGAGCTGGAGAAG harbors:
- a CDS encoding CaiB/BaiF CoA-transferase family protein; its protein translation is MAGPLEGIRVLDMTQVLFGPFATMLLSDMGADVIKIERPEVGDIARGNGPVVRGLSTYFLSLNRGKKSVTLNLATAKGVALFLELVKNADVLVENYTPGTMEKLGLSYDEVRACNPGIIYVAGSGFGQYGPYAHKPAFDVVIQAMGGIMSITGEEGGPPVRPGASYGDIAAGLFLCVATLAALQERNVSGEGQLVDISMLDCQVTVQENAFVRYLNTGEIPHALGTRHPVIAPFQTFPTKDGHVAVALRGGIKDQWPLFCAAIERLDIMDDERFRNGWLRTQNYEALEPVLNEAMKARTTGEWVEELEKVGIPCGPVNNIAQVAEDPQIQSRNMIAEVRHHEAGAFKVVNTPFKFGRTPISVERASPDLGEHTRDILSNVLGMTEAELGALKSEGII